The Candidatus Desulfatibia profunda sequence AATTGAAGAACTCGGGCCGAAAGGCGTTGGTGGCAATGGTGTGATATCCAGCCTGAGCGAGAACATTGGGTAGGCATGGTGTTTTGGCGCCGGTGAACAGATTGAATTCGACGCCAGAAAGCTCCCGCAGAGCCGGAACTCCGCAAAGCAATTCAAATTCGGCCTGGGCGGTTGCCCCTCCAAATACCGGCGAAACGGAAAGCCCCCCTTTATTTTTGAATATTTTTTCAAAAGAAGGATGCGTAGGTTTACGGGAAAAATGAGCATTCCGGAAGAGTTCCGGGTCAATAAAACTCTCGAGCACGATCAGGTGGACGTTACGTCGTGGCAGTTGCGCCTGTATTTTTTCGACTACCTTGGCGTATTCAAGGAGATAGAATGGGTTGTCCCGGTAGTGGGCGGTTTTCTCAAGAATGCTTTTGCGTCGCGCCTCATTGTAAAGTGCCATGCTGATGCGACCGTTGCTCGCGGCACTGAGAATATCGGAATAGGAAACGATCTCTTTTTGCGTTTTTTCAAAGGCTGTCATGAAAGCATCAGGAAAAACCTCAACCGCCAGCAGAAGAGCCAGTATCGGCAGGGACCCCCAAACCATGGGGCGAATCCTGCGCCATTGCACGGATGCCAGTAATCCCAGCAGACTGAGCCCAAAGAGCAGGAGGGCTGAAATTCTGTTCCACAGGGGCAGCACCTGGAACATCTCCGGCAGCTCGGTCACCTCGGTGAGACGCAGCAGTCTGCCAAGGAAAAGATAGTAGACATCGAAAACACTGTAAAGCAATACAATGGGTGCCGCAGCTAGGATGGATTGAAACCGCGATTGACGGGTGATCAGATTGCAATAGTAATAAAGATAAACAAGCAGCGGAATCTCCAGCCGCCAGGCTGGCAGCGCCGATGGGAATCCTCCGCATTGCTCCATAATGCCTGTGTAGCCAAGCAGAAATATGAGAAATATAACGTAACGATTAAACGCCAAGGATTTCAGGGAGGAGGATATGCGTTGGGGGGAGATCATGGATCATGCTTGTAACGCATACAGGCAGAAAATGCAAGAGTGCCGGCCTCTTTCAACGCCCTTTGTAAGGATGATAACACCGTGTTGGACCGAAAGATGCCGTTTATGGATGGACACTAACTAATTATGAGAACTTGGGTACGGGTATTGTTATATTGACATATGTCATGATTTGAATTATTTATGCGTTCATGTCGAATTGTATTGACATGCAATGCCCTTTTGTTCATACTACCGTTTCGAAAAAAGCAAGTCCTCAGCCTTTCTGCCATTCTCTGACCTCACTTCTTTTTTTGATAGACCGTTACTGATTCCAGCCCGATCGAGAAGGAAAAATATGAGTTTTAAAAATTTGGATTTAAACGACGCCGTGCTAAAGGCGGTTCATGACCTGGGGTTTGTCGAACCAACCCCCATTCAGACTGAAGCCATTCCTGAAATTATGTTCGGTGACAGAGATCTTGTGGGGCTTGCCCAGACCGGAACCGGCAAAACCGCCGCCTTTGGTTTGCCCATGATTCAGTTGATTGATTTTGATTCAAGGCATACCCAAGGTGTCATCATCTGCCCGACGCGGGAATTGTGTTTGCAGATCGCGAAGGATATTAAGAGCTTCTGTAAATATATCAAAGCGGCCAAGATTGCTGCCGTATATGGTGGTGCCGGTATTGAAAATCAGATCAGCCAGGTCAAAAAGGGGGTTCAGATCATTGTGGCCACGCCGGGAAGGCTGTTGGATCTGATGCGGCGTTCGGTCATCAACCTGTCAAGCGTGAATTATGTGGTTCTGGATGAAGCCGATGAAATGCTGAATATGGGCTTTAAGGAAGATATCGACGCCATTTTGGACCAAACGCCTACCGAGAAGCGAATCTGGCTGTTTGCTGCCACAATGCCCCATGCGGTGGCAACCATCGCCAAGAAATACATGCATCGACCGGTGGAAATAACCATCGGTAAAAAAAATGCCGGTGCCGAAAATATCAAGCACATCTATTTTGTTGTCATGGAAAAAGATCGATATCCGGCGCTCAAACGCATTATCGATTTCCACCCCGACATCTACGGCCTCGTTTTTTGCCGCACCCGGATAGAGACCCAGGAGATTGCCGAGAAACTGATTAAAGACGGCTATAATGCCGAAGCCCTTCATGGCGATCTTTCCCAGCAGGTAAGGGAGCAGGTCATGGGCCGATATCGCACAAAATCCATTCAGGTCCTGGTTGCCACAGATGTCGCTGCAAGAGGCATCGATGTTCAGGACATCACGCATGTTATCAACTACAAGCTTCCGGATGAACCGGACAATTACACGCATCGAAGCGGCCGAACCGGACGCGCCGGCAAATCCGGCATGTCCGTTGCGATTATCAATACAAAGGAAAACTATAAGCTCCAGCAGATCGAACGCAAATCCGGCATCAAATTTAATTATGTAAAAGTTCCGGAAGGACAAGCCGTATGCGAGAATCAGCTTTATGCCATGATCAACAAACTTGTGGCGGTTGAGGTGACCCATGCGGAGATCGGAAAGTTTCTAGCGCCCGTATACAGCACACTGGCCGGCCTTACAAAAGAAGCGTTGATCCAGAAATTTGTCTCTCTGGAATTCAACCGTTTTCTGGATTATTACAAAGATACGGTTGACATTAATGTGACCCGGGCAAAAAAAGATAAAGCTGCCGTCAAGATATCGCGTAAAAAAGAGACCGCCAAAAGCCGAACTCTACCGGAAAAAACTAGACGCTTTTTCATGAACGCCGGCAGGATGGACAATATTGTCAAGGGCACGGTTATCAGAAATGTGTGCGACAGATCCGGCATCAGTGCTGATAAAATCGGCAAAATAGAAATACTGCGGGAATTTTCATTTTTCGAAGTAGCGTCCGGCAGCGATGAAAAAGTGCTCAAAGCGATGAGAGGCGTAAAGATTGACGGTAGGGAGGTCCGGATACAATACGCTGAAAAAAACGGCAAGAAAAACGTTCGCACAAAGAAGAAAAAGGGGCATTAGGGACATCCCGGATGTTCTATCGATTTGTTGACAAATTGAGATCGGCACTCCCAATTTGTCAATTGTTAA is a genomic window containing:
- a CDS encoding LTA synthase family protein; the encoded protein is MISPQRISSSLKSLAFNRYVIFLIFLLGYTGIMEQCGGFPSALPAWRLEIPLLVYLYYYCNLITRQSRFQSILAAAPIVLLYSVFDVYYLFLGRLLRLTEVTELPEMFQVLPLWNRISALLLFGLSLLGLLASVQWRRIRPMVWGSLPILALLLAVEVFPDAFMTAFEKTQKEIVSYSDILSAASNGRISMALYNEARRKSILEKTAHYRDNPFYLLEYAKVVEKIQAQLPRRNVHLIVLESFIDPELFRNAHFSRKPTHPSFEKIFKNKGGLSVSPVFGGATAQAEFELLCGVPALRELSGVEFNLFTGAKTPCLPNVLAQAGYHTIATNAFRPEFFNSINAYEGIGFEKTYYPSEYAPSRETYFSIGDVTGETYMFDGDLFTQNLKFIEYWIKEHPGTPLFNYIVSMYGHTPNEINTDKRPEVITVQGECKDDQFKRAVNQHYYRTEAIADFVQELMKIDPKSLIIFVSDHLPPLVYGPNTYRDLNYLDGAKDSMHLNRIFFMEDGRAVQYNTIHHYDVPHIIINYVTRGGKGRDLVSNFTSRKIPFDITSYRQAYMTIMAQAMNIKNL
- a CDS encoding DEAD/DEAH box helicase, which translates into the protein MSFKNLDLNDAVLKAVHDLGFVEPTPIQTEAIPEIMFGDRDLVGLAQTGTGKTAAFGLPMIQLIDFDSRHTQGVIICPTRELCLQIAKDIKSFCKYIKAAKIAAVYGGAGIENQISQVKKGVQIIVATPGRLLDLMRRSVINLSSVNYVVLDEADEMLNMGFKEDIDAILDQTPTEKRIWLFAATMPHAVATIAKKYMHRPVEITIGKKNAGAENIKHIYFVVMEKDRYPALKRIIDFHPDIYGLVFCRTRIETQEIAEKLIKDGYNAEALHGDLSQQVREQVMGRYRTKSIQVLVATDVAARGIDVQDITHVINYKLPDEPDNYTHRSGRTGRAGKSGMSVAIINTKENYKLQQIERKSGIKFNYVKVPEGQAVCENQLYAMINKLVAVEVTHAEIGKFLAPVYSTLAGLTKEALIQKFVSLEFNRFLDYYKDTVDINVTRAKKDKAAVKISRKKETAKSRTLPEKTRRFFMNAGRMDNIVKGTVIRNVCDRSGISADKIGKIEILREFSFFEVASGSDEKVLKAMRGVKIDGREVRIQYAEKNGKKNVRTKKKKGH